The genomic segment GAATCCTTCGCTTTCGGCGGTGGGGCCACTAAATAAACGTAGAATATTAGAGTTTACTACGACAAACAGTGATCGGATGTTTCGTAATCGAGGGGATGAAATCCGAATCGATTTTTCAGCCAGCATCTGTGCAACACGATTTATTCGTAGTTGGTAGGACGCTTGTCTCAGCGCGGTCCTTGGCCCGTTACAGTTTCGGATGGCATCGGAAACTGTAGACTAACAGGCGGATGGAAAAGTGAAGGGTAAAAGAACGACGAGCCGCGAAATGACAGAGCGAAGATGAAAAGGATGAGACGGGGAGAACGAAAAGCAGATATGGCTTCCAACAACGTCCTTCCTTTCGCGTAATGGAGaaagaaatggagaaagaaatggagaaagaaaaatggagaCTGCAAGATATAGGAAGAAATTAACTTACATAATGGTGGTGGACTTGTAGTGCCATTGCTTTGTGAGAAAAAGTTGGAATTGGAGGACACTTGGCCATTTAGAAGACTGTTATGACTGGATTGATGATTTGTCAAACCATTTGCTGCAGTTTCGTATGCCCTAGGGTTGAAATCCTCCTCGAATTCGTCCATCAACAGCCCTTCCAATTTGGTACCAACCGACGGTGTTGGTGTAGGTTCGCTCCTTTTCATGGaaaatcattaaatataaCTTACCTTATCTTAAAACACGTTTATCTTACCATTTGTTCACGTTTCTACATAGATATTTCTACATACCCGATAAAGTtgtcgtcgaacgttttcTCGAAACTCCTTGGAGGAACCGGGGGTGGTTGCTGCGATCCATTCGACGTATTCCCATTACTGTCATTTATATTACCAAGGGAAGATTTATTTGCCAAGCCATTTACTTGCGTTGTTTCGTTGGTGGCGCCAGGCACGTGCAGAATATCCGGAAGATTGTGTTGCGACAAGTACGCTGACACATCAGCCTGGAAGAAAGTTCTCACGAAGCGTTAAGacttgtattttaaaatacaacgtaatactactgtataaaatatgttgtTTGCATATCGAAGATATTGGTTTTTTAGAAATTGTGTTTTAACAAAGACTAATCGTTGAAACCAACCGATCCTTTGATAGCAGCTATGTCCTGTAACCgctggcgatatacgttattctcGTGTTccaatcgttttattttttgctgCAGTACCATGCAGCGCCTTTGCGTTTCCAAATCTTTGCCCGATGTTTCTAAGAACCGCCTGTAGGCCAAGTCAAAGGCTTGGCCAATCGTCAACGTGATCTCTTCAGCTAATTTATCGCTAACGAAGACGAAGCAAGTATGCCTCTCGGCGTCTTCCTCTTTTGCGATAAAGCTGAAGAACTTTTTCTCGCCTTTATCATCAGCACAGTACGATATTCTATGTAGTGGATATTGGTGCATAATTCGCTAAAAAAGAAGCGGATCGTTAACTGGACGCAACACGACAACGATGCGGTaggaaatataagaaataccGCCATACCTTTGCCGATGTTTTCGTTTTCGGCTCCTGAATCGCAACTCCGTCGATGCTTATGGTCAGTTCCACCTTAGGTGTTTTCGTCCCTTCGCTTTTCCTCAACTGTTGATTAAACTTGAGCTTACAAATAGCTTCTTTCACAACCTCGATGCCTTTAGGTTGATCCACTTCTGTGCTGCCCAGATACTAAAAAGTATAACAAACAAATTACgatggaaataatttattttgtaaacaaAGAGAAGAGAATCCTTGATGATCGAGCGTGCAAatgttgcgttatacgtttcgtTTAACATGTCTTTTTCCCTTTGTCCGTTTATATTACGATAAACCATTGCCTCGCGATAATAACCCTGATAATATACATCTCTAATCgcaataacaaatatatcgtatatagaatgacgtcgaCAACAAATGCTAGAACTAGtaattcgttttatctttcgatttgaatcgttaaaaaagaattcgtTGGAGAGTTGAAATCGTAAAGAGACAAAGAAGGGTATCTTTTACGAAGATCGCACTATACAGTTCGAGTTATACAGAATGATTGAGAAACAATGCCGTATACGCGGTGACGGCTCGTTCAATTCGCTCGAAAGAATAGCGAAACTTATTCGTCGGCGAAATTTCAAGGTACAACCGACATTTCGTCGCTTCCAACTTTGACCAATTTTATTCTTAACGCGTGTGTAATCGTATCGCGATAAACATACACGCGATATAGTTGCCGTGGCAGGTGGCGAAGAGAACAATTATGCAATTTTTAAGcgcgataaaataaattggacAAACGTTTGTCCTGTCGGATATCATCGATTATTAAAAGATCAAGAACGACGGCCTAGCCAGGTTAAGAAATCAACGatagataaaaatgtttttttaacgCTTTACGTTGGCAGAAAATTGGGTTCGCTTTCTTCTCCGTCGAGCATTTGGAATTATTTCCTCGCGTGTTCAGTGTGCCGTGCGTTATCAGCTAAAAAATATCCCAGTTGGAACAGTCGGCGCAGATCGAACGGTCCAACTTTAGTTTATCCATTTTCCACGTTCGTTTCTACGTATACGTACATTCACCGTAATTTTCATCTATCTTGCCACAGATCATACAATCGTGCAGAAGACACCGTTCCAAGTTCAATTAACCTTGCCGGAAAGCTTGACTACGCGGATGAATATCGAGCgaatgtttatttttacttgTGATTTGCAAATTTCGCAACAGAGCCGACCTCGCCGCCGCATTACTAAACTCGGTTATTATGACTTGGATGATATGGTCGAAGCCTCGGTATATCATATACATGTAAACATACAGTTTTTTAAAAGCTGAGcttcttttgtattttcttttctctttgaaTTCTTAGGAAAAGCGGTAACATGGTTCTGCTAGTTCCACAGCGACGAAAGTAAACTGTACCTTGACTAAGTAGGCGATGTGGCCTTTTTGGAGCGCATCTGGTGGGTGTATCCAATTCCTATTCGTTCCTGCAAATAGAATTCACTGATCTTACGCATAACCGTACACGCTGCGTCGCACACGCCGCAGTCATAAAGAAACCCGCTTACCATTCTTGCCGGTTTGATTTTTACTGTTGGCCGAGTTCTGCGCCCATTTCAATAACGTTGAGTTTCTCATATCGTCGGTTCTTTAATTTTCACCTATTCACCGATACctgtaaaagagaaaaaagttgcaaaattatttttgacgCCACGCGTAACAAGGAAGAATTTCCTCTTCGTCCTGTCTTTATCGCGAACTTGAGATCGTTTCTGTTAAAAGGAAAAACTAAAACGCTTTTCGCTATTCACGAGTGATAGTGGGAAGCGGGTCGGATTTTTTCCTCCGTTTGTTTCGATCATAGCCGATCCAGCAGCGGTACATGGGTAAAATAATCGAGACCGATGCATCCTCTGTAACGATATATTCCGTTTATCGTTGGTCGAGGAAAGCATTTCCCGTCGGTCGTTCTATCGCAAACTCGCTTC from the Bombus fervidus isolate BK054 chromosome 12, iyBomFerv1, whole genome shotgun sequence genome contains:
- the LOC139992627 gene encoding PTB domain-containing engulfment adapter protein 1 — encoded protein: MRNSTLLKWAQNSANSKNQTGKNGTNRNWIHPPDALQKGHIAYLVKYLGSTEVDQPKGIEVVKEAICKLKFNQQLRKSEGTKTPKVELTISIDGVAIQEPKTKTSAKRIMHQYPLHRISYCADDKGEKKFFSFIAKEEDAERHTCFVFVSDKLAEEITLTIGQAFDLAYRRFLETSGKDLETQRRCMVLQQKIKRLEHENNVYRQRLQDIAAIKGSADVSAYLSQHNLPDILHVPGATNETTQVNGLANKSSLGNINDSNGNTSNGSQQPPPVPPRSFEKTFDDNFIGSEPTPTPSVGTKLEGLLMDEFEEDFNPRAYETAANGLTNHQSSHNSLLNGQVSSNSNFFSQSNGTTSPPPLLAPPPKAKDSRRQNGLKEDLFGSIPFNPTPSVNAKNEFNDPFEMGEFGATTAISNPSQQELENAIGLLDKKLLEMKDGFSRGLSIDTDDFSLESLDPLRN